GATGAACCTGCTCATCGATGCCCTGGCCCCCTCACGGATCCTCGGCGCGACCGAGTTCGGGTCGGTCGAGGACAACGTCTTCGCGCCGGCGGCCGTCGGGCCGAGCGCGGCGACGATGAAGGCGTCGCTCGACGCGCTGGTCCAGGCTGACAACGGCGGCACGGACTACAACCTCGCCTTCGACTCGGCGCGCGCTGTCAACCCCGGCGCCACGGTCCGGATCTTCCTGACCGACGGGGGCCACAACAGCGGCGACTACCTCAACGCCCACCTCAACCCCGCACCGCAGGCCCAGACGCCGACGTACGTCATCGGCTTCAGCCCCGGCCTCGCCGCGGCCGAGGACCAGGCCCGGCTGCAGCAGATCGCGGCCGAGACCGGCGGTCAGTACTTCGCCCTCCCGGACGCGCAGGCCCTGCAGCCGGTGATGAACGAGATCCAGACCCGCCTGACCTGCCAGTCGCCGCCGAAGACCTTCGTCGACACCATCGCGGCGGGTGGGGCGACCCACCACGGCGTGAAGATCAAGCGGAAGTCGCGGTCCGCGCAGCTGACGCTGACCTGGACCAGCCCGCTCGACGCGTTCAAGATCAAGAAGGTCAAGATCAAGCGCCACGGCCGGGTCGTCGCGACCAAGGGCCACCCGCTCAAGATCAGGACCAAGCGGGGCGCGACCTACCTGGTGATCAAGGTGACCAAGCTGGTCCCGGGCAAGCTGACCTTCGTCGTCAAGAACACCGCGGCCGGCTCAGGATCGCCGCAGGTCACCGTGACCACCCAGGTGAGCCAGAGCAGGTCGAAGAAGTAGGTCAGTCCGCGAAGTCGCCGGAGGCCTGGCGGACCTGGCGGAGCAGGTCGTAGGCATCGGCCTGCTGGTCGCCGCTGAGGCCGGTCACCGCGAAGTCGATCGCGGTGACCGCCTTGGTCGCCCTGCGCACGGTCGTGCGGCCCTCGGGCGTGAGCCGGGCGAGGGTACGACGGCGGTCGGCCTCGTCGGGCACCCGGACGACGTACCCCTGGGCCTCGAGGCGGTCGATCGCGCTGGTGACCGAGGTGGGGTGGACCATCAGCCGCTCGCCGATCTTGCTCAGCGGCAGCGCGCCGTGCCGGCTGAACAGCAGCAGCACGAGCACCTCGTAGCGGGAGAAGGTCAGCCCGAACGGCTTCAGCGCGGCGTCGAGCGCCCCGATCATCAGCTGCTGGACCCGCATCACCGAGGTGGCCAGCCGCATCGCGGTCGCGTCGCCGAAGTGCTCCTCCCAGAGGTCGCCGGCGCGGTCGATCGGGTCGAACGGCAGGCGGGCGTCGGGCACGACCCAGACCTTAGGCCATCCGGGGACTTTTCCAGATTACTTGGACGTCCTACTATCGGAGATCCAAGGAGTTTGGAGGATCGATGCCCGAGCACACCCTGCACGTCCCGCAGCACCCCGTCCGCCTGGTGACGGCGTCCAGCCTGTTCGACGGCCACGACGCCTCGATCAACATCATGCGGCGGATCTTCCAGAGCCAGGGCTGCGAGGTGATCCACCTCGGGCACAACCGCTCGGTGGCCGAGGTCGTCGAGGCCGCGATCGAGGAGGACGTGCAGGGCATCGCGGTGTCGTCGTACCAGGGCGGCCACGTGGAGTACTTCGAGTACCTCACCCAGCTGCTCCGTGAGCGCGGCGCCGGCCACATCAAGGTCGTCGGCGGCGGTGGCGGCGTCATCGTCCACGACGAGATCAACCGGCTGCGCGAGTCCGGCGTCACCATCTTCTCCCCCGAGGACGGCCAGCGGCTCGGCCTGCCCGGCATGGTCAACACCGTCGTCGAGGCCTGCGACACCGACCTGTGGGAGACCGGCAGCGTCACCGCCGAGCAGGTCCTCAGCGGCGACCGTGCGGCGCTGGCGCGCGCCATCACCGGCGCCGAGCTCGGCAAGCTCGACGGCGCGCTGCTCGAGCAGCTCTCCACGGCGGCGGCCGCCCACGCCGCCCCCGTCCTCGGCATCACCGGCACCGGTGGCTCCGGCAAGTCCAGCCTCACCGACGAGCTCGTACGACGCCTGCGGGTCGACCAGCAGGACAAGGTCCGCGCCGCCGTGCTCGCCGTCGACCCGACCCGGCGCAAGGGCGGCGGCGCGCTGCTCGGCGACCGGATCCGGATGAACAGCCTCGACCTGACCGGGCACGGCCTGGACCGCAACCAGGTCTACTTCCGCAGCCTCGCCACCCGCGGCGCGCACGAGGTGCCCGAGCACCTCGACGACGTGCTCACCGTGATCAAGGCCGCCGGCTTCGACCTCGTCGTCGTCGAGACCCC
The genomic region above belongs to Nocardioides sp. QY071 and contains:
- a CDS encoding MarR family transcriptional regulator, which gives rise to MPDARLPFDPIDRAGDLWEEHFGDATAMRLATSVMRVQQLMIGALDAALKPFGLTFSRYEVLVLLLFSRHGALPLSKIGERLMVHPTSVTSAIDRLEAQGYVVRVPDEADRRRTLARLTPEGRTTVRRATKAVTAIDFAVTGLSGDQQADAYDLLRQVRQASGDFAD
- a CDS encoding vWA domain-containing protein, which translates into the protein MGIPGSGVARALAGGLVATSLVAAAPATAAPPARAVACAPAANIQAIIDDSGSMSGTDPDRLRVQAMNLLIDALAPSRILGATEFGSVEDNVFAPAAVGPSAATMKASLDALVQADNGGTDYNLAFDSARAVNPGATVRIFLTDGGHNSGDYLNAHLNPAPQAQTPTYVIGFSPGLAAAEDQARLQQIAAETGGQYFALPDAQALQPVMNEIQTRLTCQSPPKTFVDTIAAGGATHHGVKIKRKSRSAQLTLTWTSPLDAFKIKKVKIKRHGRVVATKGHPLKIRTKRGATYLVIKVTKLVPGKLTFVVKNTAAGSGSPQVTVTTQVSQSRSKK